DNA from Onthophagus taurus isolate NC chromosome 2, IU_Otau_3.0, whole genome shotgun sequence:
AAATACGTTTTCCCAGAATAAATAGAGATTCGATCTGAGAAGAAAATATTCGCTCGATCGTTTGTTTTaggtatttttcttttctgtaAGACGACTCGtgttatattttcaaataaaaatgatcGCGAAAACTATTTATAATTTCCATTATAAAGAATAAtcctatttttatattaaattaaaccaTCTACGTATCTCTACATAAAAGGATAATATATCTCGAAATATTTTCActctaaaataattcaatataCAGTTAACTTTCAACGTCCCTCTTTTGCCTTCATCCTCAAACATTTCATCATGAATTCGCTTTTATTTCACTtcatcaaaaaatttgagTTAATAAATTTCACTTTACGATTAAAATTCAGAATCATTTTGAGTTATAGAAAGTTTGTAGAAATGTAAATTACTTACCGAGTGCGGAATAGGCTAGTTGAAGTTGGATAGCGCAGCACATGAGGAAACCAATCCACCAGGAAGTTCTTAACATACCTGCGACAAAAAAACAAACCGAAAATGGaaagtttcaaattttctttctctCAGTAAGGATCGCGAAGATTGAATGATCCGACGAACTCTCCGCAAAATACAAATATAGGCGCACTCTTGGGGGCGCGCAATGCTCCGGCGAAAGCATGCGCCCTTATCACCCTTATCAACTTTCAAACTATATTCTACATAGGATCCAAACCACCTGCTCGCACTTTAAAACGATTCGCAaacatgaaatatttttaaaataatgatatgaagcacattttcatattatatttttacattttaaaatgatatcttATATAAACttgtaatataattttttaccttATATTATCCATGCTTAAGTTAATTAACaaacttaaattttgatttatttgaacTGTCAAATTCTATTCTGTCAAATTTTTAgtgatttaattatattaatgttGCCCATTCTTACGTTGCTATGGAAACCTCCTTGATTACAGCAAACTCAAAATGATGGctattttttaaggttatcttaaaaacgatgaccaatattgattttttataagaaatgtataattaatttaaatcaaaacaatttgaATTGTAATTTGTGATAAATCATTTAAAgctaaaaacaattaaaaaatattaaaataaacagaTTAATGGAATAAATGATTCACTTTTCTATTTGTACAGTTggaaatgtaaataatatagaagaaatgttttgaattcatattgtttaaataataagttatttttatctaaaaatatgaACTGTCAAACAGAACATTCCTAACCTACAAAACGAAATTGTACAAGATTTCTTTAAATCTTacatcacaaaaaataatttcaactaATAActttaacttaaataaaacttacatctCCAAGACATGATTAACTGTTatgtattataataattaaaagaataaaaataaaatttaaactaaacgGAAGTTTCAAGAAAATTACATTCCGTGACAACTATTTGTTTACACGTtactagcgccatctattaacacttttaataaaagattacccttttcattaataaatatttacaaatcttaattaaacaaatttaagttaactagttttaataaaaagtttttttaatttttaccatattattaataaatttcaaaaatagatagagaaaataataaagcgccatctattatctacaaaataaattatgaatatgCACAATGTTGTTCTATACATTACACGTCAATAAATCGGGTAGAAAAGGTAACCTAAATATCGTTATCGtaaattaaacttttcataaataaatgaacCGGTGATAAGGCCTCTAAAAAACGATTTGATGAGCTGACGCCACGTAGAACCTCACCCACCCGGAAAAAGAGATGTCACGGTACAGGTTATGTACGATTTTAAAAGCTTTAATTGTCGTTCTCCTCATTTTTTCCTCATGTATAAACCATGCTGTTTGTATGGGACAAATTGTGTACGCGATAAATTGTGGCGGTGAAGCGCACACGGACTCTGACGGTGTGTATTATGAAAGAGATCCCCTTCATGGAAAGATAGGGACAGCATCAGATTATGGAAAAAGATTTCATATTGGAAGAGTGCCTCAAAACGACCATGTGCTTTATCAAACTGAGAGATATCATACCAACACTTTTGGTTATGATATCCCTTTATATACGGATGGGGAGTATGTGTTGGTTTTAAAATTCTGTGaagtttattttaatggtCCAGATCAAAAGGTTTTTGATGTTGTTTTGAATGGTGATCATGTTATTATTTCTGACTTGGATATATTTGATAAAGTTGGACGTGGAGTCGCTCATGATGAATATGTtccttttaaaatttctaaaggtaataataataaataatttcttttaatatatatttaaataaatcatcttCTTAAAGGAAAACTGTATTATAATGAAGAAGAATCATCAGAAATACGAGGAAATCGTATCCGTGTCGAATTTATAAAAGGATATAAAGACAATCCAAAGATAAATGCAATGTATGTAGTTAAAGGTAAAGTGGATTCGGTGCCAAAACTTGCTCCTTTAGAAGTAGAACAAGTTGAAGAAGAACCAGAAATAATACCAATAAAAAACCGAAGACCAAGTGGTCCAAAACAACCAGATCCATACGAAATAGACGACTCATCAACAATGTTAC
Protein-coding regions in this window:
- the LOC111423620 gene encoding malectin-B, which translates into the protein MSRYRLCTILKALIVVLLIFSSCINHAVCMGQIVYAINCGGEAHTDSDGVYYERDPLHGKIGTASDYGKRFHIGRVPQNDHVLYQTERYHTNTFGYDIPLYTDGEYVLVLKFCEVYFNGPDQKVFDVVLNGDHVIISDLDIFDKVGRGVAHDEYVPFKISKGKLYYNEEESSEIRGNRIRVEFIKGYKDNPKINAMYVVKGKVDSVPKLAPLEVEQVEEEPEIIPIKNRRPSGPKQPDPYEIDDSSTMLPVFIAIGTFIPLLFCLCRL